One Eisenibacter elegans DSM 3317 genomic window, GCGACATCCCCGAAGATATTCAACACTATAGCCCCAAACCTGAAGTCATTTATGGGCATCTACAGCAGGCCAAACAGCTTGATGAAAACATTTATTTGCTCGCTCCCAAACAAGCGGCCAATGTCTTTGCCGACAACCAAGTGTATCCTACTTGTGCAATTACCATCTGTACGGATGGGGTAATAGAAGGCTTGCTGATTTTGGAATCTAATGCTTTTGCTCAGCTTAACCCAAAGGAGCTGAGTAAGCTACAGCGATTCAACCAGCACGCGATGTCGGCTTTTAGCAAAGCCCGTATCTTGCAAGAAATAGAAGATAAAAACAAGGCCATCGAAAGCTCCTTCCGCAAGATGGAAGACAGTATGCAATACGCCAAACGCATTCAAGAGGCCATCTTTGTCAGGCCAGAGGAAATCAAGAAACATTTCCCGGATGCCTTTATTTTTTATAGCCCCAAGGATATTGTAAGTGGAGATTTTTACTGGTTTGCCGAAACCTTACCCGAGCCTATCTACAGCATCATCGAAACAGAAGAGGGGCGCGAATCGGTGTTTAGTGGGTTTTCTGAAACCAAGAAAATTATCGCAGCGGTAGACTGCACCGGACATGGAGTTCCGGGCGCACTGATGACGGTTGTAGGCAATGACTTGCTCGATAATATCGTCAAAGAAAAACAAGTACAGAAGCCCTCAGCAATCTTACGACAGTTGGACATGGGGATAAAAACTTATCTACATCAAGAAGAAGGGACGGCAGCCAATGATGGAATGGATATGGCTCTCTTGGTCATTGATGAGGTAGAGCAGAAGGTGGAGTTTGCCGGTGCCAAAAACCCTGTCATACATATCCGTAACGGAGAGCTGAAGGAAATCAAAGGAGTGAAATACCCCATCGGTGGGATTCAGATCAAGAATAAGGTTTTTGAGCGACATATTATCCCATATCAGCCCGGAGATGTGTTTTATATCTATTCGGATGGCTTTCAAGACCAATTCGGCGGGGAACACGACCGCAAGTTTGGAGTTAGAAAGTTTCGTGAACTCCTACTGAGTATCAGTCATTTGTCTATGGATGAGCAAAACGAAGTTTTACAAAAAACTTTTGATGAGTGGAGAGGCCCGCAACGCCAAACAGATGATGTGCTGGTTATTGGTATTAGACTTTAAGGACGATGTTAGATTTATGATGTACGATTTCAGATTTACGATTTCAGCCCTTACTTCGTCAATCGCAAATCCCAACTCGTCAATCCCTTTGCGCTAATTTTGAGGCAGCTATACTGACAACAAAGATTTGGAAGGCGTGAAAAAGCATCAGAGGGAGCAAAATCATTCCTACAGGAAAAGATACGGGGAACAAAATTTTAGAAAAAACCACGCCGTGTACCAGTGATTTTTTTGTACCACAAAACTGCGCCGTAATTTGGTCTTCAAGACTAAACCCAAGGTAGGCCGACAGCCAGCTTGTGAGGTAATACATCACATAAAAAACTGCGATGGCCCCTACAGAAACCAGCAATAACTCATCAAGCCCTACGGTGCTAAAGACCTTGTTTTCAAAAGAGGTCGCAAAACTTTTAAAGATGATGAGCAAGATGATGGTTTTATCAAAAGAAGTCATCTGCTTGCCATATCGGACAGCGAGAGCGCCGAGGTACTTTTGCAAGAAAAGCCCCAAGCCTACAGGCAGCAGGATTTCGGCTATTAGTTTGATATATACGACAGATAAATCAAAATCCCCGCCTGATTGTTGTAAAAACAGACCCATCCAAAGGGGCGTAATCACAATGCCAATTAGCCCTGAGATACTAGCATTGAAGATAGCCGCCGGAAGATTGCCTTTGGCGATAGAAACCATCACCACCGACGAGGATACGGTAGAAGGAAGCGCTGCCAAAAACAAAAACGAGAGCCAAAGCGCTTGGTAGGATGTGTTATGGACTAGGGGGTAACATAGCAACATCAACAAAGGAAAAAAGAGAAAGGTGGAGAGCTGAATAAGGCTATGGAGCTTCCAGTTTTGTAAACCAGCTTGTATCTTTTCTGGACTTAACTTGAGACCATAAAAGAAAAAAATCAGTGAAACGCCCACACTGCCAATCGTATCGAGTGGGATAGGACTGCTTGGGCTGCCCAACTGGGGAAAACAATAGGCCAGTATCACCACCCCTATGATGAACAACACAAATTTGTCGATGTTGAACACAGTATATACAGCTAGTTATGGATAGTTGTCTAATAAATTACGCCAAGACTCACAAGATTTGAGAATTTGATTTTCTTGATTCTCAGCACACACATTTCCCAAACCAATTTTGCTTGAGTATGCACCAAGATGGATTCCGGCCTGTATTTGATGGATTGTCAACAACCAAATCGATCCCAAATCCCAAATCGTCAATCAAATTCCCATTCCCAGCAGCTCTGCCATCAGGATATAGCGTTCTACTTCGGGGATATCGCGCAAGAGCAACAATCCGAAAGCGAAAGAATTGTTGGTAGCAGGTATTTTGAGATCAGTACCGATGCCATCAACATCGATGATACGCTCCTTGTACTTGGTTTTGCCCAGCTCACGGCCTTCAAAATAAATGAAATAGTGGTTAGGGTCTTGTTGTTTGATTTCGAAGGGGTTAGCCCCTTCAGGGTCTTTACTGATTTTTACTTTTTGGTCTTTGATTTTGGCCTGCCAACGAAACTCCTCTGTGCCAGAGAGGAGTTTGATTTTG contains:
- a CDS encoding bile acid:sodium symporter family protein; this encodes MLFIIGVVILAYCFPQLGSPSSPIPLDTIGSVGVSLIFFFYGLKLSPEKIQAGLQNWKLHSLIQLSTFLFFPLLMLLCYPLVHNTSYQALWLSFLFLAALPSTVSSSVVMVSIAKGNLPAAIFNASISGLIGIVITPLWMGLFLQQSGGDFDLSVVYIKLIAEILLPVGLGLFLQKYLGALAVRYGKQMTSFDKTIILLIIFKSFATSFENKVFSTVGLDELLLVSVGAIAVFYVMYYLTSWLSAYLGFSLEDQITAQFCGTKKSLVHGVVFSKILFPVSFPVGMILLPLMLFHAFQIFVVSIAASKLAQRD